The Candidatus Curtissbacteria bacterium sequence TCGCAGGTTAATTCGAAATTCTTCGCCGGAGTTGAGAGAAAGAAGAGGCACGATCCTCTTCATTAAGCGTCAGTTTTAGATTATTGATCCGGCAATTTGTCCAGCAGTGGTTTGGCGTTTTTGTAAATGACTTGGTATTTGTAGGGGTGGTATAGGAATGCAGCCGGAGTTTCGTCTACTAGAACCCTTTGAAAATCCTGGTAAAGTTCTTTTCTTTTTTCGTCATCGTTTGTGTCCCTTGCATCTTCTAAAAGTTTATCGATTCTTGGGTTTTTAAATTTAGTAATATTGGTAGATTTTTGAGTAGAGTGCCAAAGGCCGTATTGGTCGATATTACTAGAAACCTCGTTGATTGCCAGAAGAGCTTGGAATTCGCGAGGAAGGGCTTTCTCTTCTTTTATGTTTGTAGTTACACCAATATCTCCCCAATCTTCTTTGATCGAATTTGCGATGTCTGTGAATCCACCGATTACAGAAAGCGTTATTGTGGGATTCGTGGAGCCTGATTTGGCGAGTAGCTCTTTAGCTCTACCTGTATTGTAATCGAACCTTTTGACCTGGTCGTTGTAGACCCAACTTGAAGGCGAATTGGGGCCAGAGGCACTTTCGCCATCAAATGCCGATTTGTCTATCGCATGGGTTAATGCCTGTCTAAGTTCCTTTGACGTCAGGTTCGGATCTTCTGTGTTGTAGAAAATAGTGATTACTTCTTTTTCCTCGACGGTTCTTTGAACTTCTAGATTAGGCCACGAATTGAATATGCTCGCGTTTGCAACCGCAGCAGATTTAACTTCGCCCATTTTAATGGCTTCTGTTAGCTGATCTTCCCTTTGGTAAAACTTGATGTCGACTTGAGGAAGATTTTTGTCTTTAGGCGCGAGGCTTATTTTTTGGATTATTTCGTCCGACCTGTCGAGGTCCACAATTCGATAGTGTCCCGTTCCGTAAAACGATTCGGCTTTAAAAACCGGTCTGTTTAAGGCATTGGGGAAAGATGATATTTTATTGGGCAATTTGAATTCGATCGCTTTATTGTTAAGCGCTGTAATTTGCACATTTTCGATTGCGATCCTTATGTCTTTTGCTTCAACTGGTGTGTCATCGTGCCATCTTAAATTGTCTTTAAGGAAGACGACATATGTTTTGCCGTCTTCGGAAACCGTCCAGTGAGAAGCAAGCGCGGGTACAGGTTTTCCCGACTCGTCGACTGCGATTAAAGGTTCTGTTGCAAGATTTAAGATTTCTGCGGGAACGTCTTCGAGTGTGTAGGAGCCAGTATAGCCAATTGTTAAAACATTGGATCTTGCCATTTTGGACCAAGTGAAGCTAAGCAGCCAGATAAATGCCGCAATGGATACGAGTCCGATAAATACTCTTAATTTGTATCTGTGGAAGTAAGCTTTGGTGAGATTAAACCAGAATTTAATCTTTCTGACCCTTGCTTTTGGTGAGATCATTTAGACCACAACCTGAATTAGGGAAAGGACAAGGAATGAAAAACCCAGAAATATAGTGAGATAGATAAAAAGCTTTTCGACTCCCCTTTTAGACCGATAGAATCCTCCTTGGCCTCCGAAAGCGCCAGAAAGGCCGGAGCCTTTAGCCTGAAGCAAGATTACCGTAATAAGGGAAGTCGCGACTATTATTTGAAGAATAAACAATAAGTTTTGCATTTTATTTTAGATGGTGCTTTCTATATATTTTGCGACTTTCCCGCTATCGTGATACAGGGGATACGAGCTGTTTACAAAATCATCTCCTGTGATTTCGTCTTCGTAGCCTTTTAGGTTTTTAATATCGTATTCCACGTAAGTATATTTTAGTTTTTTTGGTATTTGTGCGTCGGTGTTGGTATTTGCGAGTATTCTATCAAATATTTTACCCCCAAGGTGTCTTTCGAGGGCTTTCAGGTAATCGGATACCTTAAAACCTGCTGTTTCGAAAGGCTTATTTGTTGTGTTTACAATGAAGATTTTTTGAGCAGTTGATTCTTTTAGTTCTTTTGTAATTTCGGGAACGATTAGAACTGGAATAACCGTGGTAAAAAGATCTCCAGGGCCCGCGATTATTATGTCTGCTTCTTTGATGGCTTTAACGGCGCCGCTATATGCTTCTATATTTGGTGGGTCGAGGTGAACTTCCTCGAGCACTCTGCCGTCGCCGTACTTACCAAGATCCATGTTTTGCTCGCCGTAAACTTTTTTCCCTTTTTTAGTTTTTCCCCAGATGTTAACGTCGCCTAGAGTTGCGGGAAGTACTTTTCCTTTAGCAGAAATAATTTTGGAAAATTCAACGAGGGCTTTGGTTGTGTCCCCTTTATAAATGTCTGTCAGCGCGACGAAAATAAGGTTACCGAGCTTGTGGCCGCCTAAATCAGTATCCTTGCCGTATCTTTTACCCGCAAAGCGGTAGAGAAAAAGCTCGGTTAGAGTCGATTCTTCTTCGGAAAGCGCGGCTAGACAGTTGACAAGGTCTCCAGCGGGGGGAACGGAAAACGCGCGTCTTAGACGCCCTGCAGAGCCTCCATCGTCGGCCATAGAGACGATCGCGGTCAGATTATATGGATAGCTTCTAAGCCCCTTTAATATCTGTGCAGTCCCAACACCGCCACCGAGGCAAACTACGTTTAAATTCTTGGGTGGGAGCTCTAGATAATGCCTGAAAAATTGTCTAAACACTAGGGGTAATGATACCAAATTTCGAAAAAAGTAGCACAAGATTAAATTCTAAATCACAAATTCCAAAACTCAAATAAATTTTAAACTCTTAATTCTTAATTTATATTCAATTTTAAAATGATTTAATTTCGTAAAATTTAAACATTTAGATTTGATTAAAAATTAGAAATTTTAAATTAGAAATTATTTGAATTGTTTGGTATTTAGTGCTTGGTTTTTTGATTATTGATTCCAAGCTTGCGGAATCTTACTCAAAAATGAGGTGAAGTATCTTTTGGATGACCGTAATTATTGCTGCAACTGCCAGGATTGCCAAGGGTAGAGTTAGGTTGACAGGAGGAATTATAACTCCCTGAAAGTTGGCTCCGGGGAAGTCATATGTGCCTATTGAAAAGCCGGGCAGAAATCTTGTGTAGGCGAAAATTAAAGCTAGGTTAAGTCCGAACGAAACAAAGGAAATTGTAAGAATATTGATAGGGATGAGGACTAGAGAGAAAATTGGACGGATAATAAGCGCGGTTATTATGAAGCCCCCTATTACGATCGGAAGATTTTTTGGGTCTTGACCAATGTTTATTGTCGGGACGAGGGTGAATGCAATATAGAATGCGAGGGAAGAGATTATTATTGATTTTAGGATGTGGCGCATGGACAGATTTGTGTTCACATTTATATTAGCAAAAAACTTGTAAGTGGAACAATCAGAACACTACTTACTGATCATGTCTTTTGAGCGAAGCAGGCGATGGTAGGTATTGGCGAAGCGGTGAGCTTCGTCGCGGAGCGCTTGAACGAGTTGGCGGGCAGGACTTTCTTTCGGGAGGCTAATTGGAAGAACCTTGTCTTGGGTGTAAATTTCTTCGAGTCTTTTGGCGAGGCCAATTATTTTTACACTCTTTATTTTGTATTTGATTGCTATTGAAAGTGCAGCATTTAATTGCCCCCTACCTCCGTCGATAATCATAACGTCAGCCAGCGGCCAGTCGTTTTTGAATCTTCGCGCTAGCACTTCTCTGTGCATCTCATAATCGTTAGGCTTATGGGTAAATTTGATTTTGAACCTTCTGTATTGATCCTTGGCTACTTTTCCATTGACAAAAACAACCATTGAACCGGTCGCTAATTTTCCCGAAATATTTGCAATGTCATAGCACTCGATTCTTTTG is a genomic window containing:
- a CDS encoding ABC transporter substrate-binding protein, yielding MISPKARVRKIKFWFNLTKAYFHRYKLRVFIGLVSIAAFIWLLSFTWSKMARSNVLTIGYTGSYTLEDVPAEILNLATEPLIAVDESGKPVPALASHWTVSEDGKTYVVFLKDNLRWHDDTPVEAKDIRIAIENVQITALNNKAIEFKLPNKISSFPNALNRPVFKAESFYGTGHYRIVDLDRSDEIIQKISLAPKDKNLPQVDIKFYQREDQLTEAIKMGEVKSAAVANASIFNSWPNLEVQRTVEEKEVITIFYNTEDPNLTSKELRQALTHAIDKSAFDGESASGPNSPSSWVYNDQVKRFDYNTGRAKELLAKSGSTNPTITLSVIGGFTDIANSIKEDWGDIGVTTNIKEEKALPREFQALLAINEVSSNIDQYGLWHSTQKSTNITKFKNPRIDKLLEDARDTNDDEKRKELYQDFQRVLVDETPAAFLYHPYKYQVIYKNAKPLLDKLPDQ
- the secG gene encoding preprotein translocase subunit SecG gives rise to the protein MQNLLFILQIIVATSLITVILLQAKGSGLSGAFGGQGGFYRSKRGVEKLFIYLTIFLGFSFLVLSLIQVVV
- a CDS encoding YvcK family protein encodes the protein MFRQFFRHYLELPPKNLNVVCLGGGVGTAQILKGLRSYPYNLTAIVSMADDGGSAGRLRRAFSVPPAGDLVNCLAALSEEESTLTELFLYRFAGKRYGKDTDLGGHKLGNLIFVALTDIYKGDTTKALVEFSKIISAKGKVLPATLGDVNIWGKTKKGKKVYGEQNMDLGKYGDGRVLEEVHLDPPNIEAYSGAVKAIKEADIIIAGPGDLFTTVIPVLIVPEITKELKESTAQKIFIVNTTNKPFETAGFKVSDYLKALERHLGGKIFDRILANTNTDAQIPKKLKYTYVEYDIKNLKGYEDEITGDDFVNSSYPLYHDSGKVAKYIESTI
- a CDS encoding phage holin family protein, which produces MNTNLSMRHILKSIIISSLAFYIAFTLVPTINIGQDPKNLPIVIGGFIITALIIRPIFSLVLIPINILTISFVSFGLNLALIFAYTRFLPGFSIGTYDFPGANFQGVIIPPVNLTLPLAILAVAAIITVIQKILHLIFE